From Octopus sinensis linkage group LG14, ASM634580v1, whole genome shotgun sequence:
atttattttcacaaaAACTAAAATCTCATTttgatttatcaatcccaaattcattatttatttatttatttattttctttttgggtATACCAATAATTTgtagaaatatattcaataaatgttgtaaatttttaaaaaatggaattttTATCTCTAAATAATATTAACACAGCTCTCCAAGtagtctttatttttctctttatctggaagtatatacatacatacttacacacacacacacatatatatatgtatgtatatatgtatgtatatgtatatatatatgcatatgtatatgcatgtatatatgtatgtatatgtatatatatatgcatatgtatatgcatgtatatatatgtatgtatgtatatatgtatgtatatatatatatatgcatatgtatatgcatgtatggatatatatatatatatatatatatatatatatatatatatacatacacgcacacatgcacaaacacacacacacacacttaaactgGTAAAAATCTGGCAAAACCTCCCACATTTTACACACCCAAGAATGGTAAATCTGGGAGGGTTCTTTTTTGTCAAACCCTGCATAAACTTCAAaattatgtctgtttttttttttacccccaactCCCACCCTCACACTTCCTTATTATGGTCAGTTTTACTCAAAACAAGTTCCTGAGATCATCCTAAATATATGTGTTAAAGTGATGTGAAAGAAATATTTCCCATTACTAATCATTAAAGAAAGTTACAGATATTCTACAGAAATTATAGCCAGACTGAGTTTTGTTATAATGTTTCGTAATGCTGGCAATAATTTCTGTAGAATATCAGTAAAAATAATCTTAACAAGAGATGTAATAGCGCTGCTAACACAGGAGAACATGgcattgacttataaaaacatttaatatagttTATGGCATATTACGGTTGCATAACAATATAGGTCATTAAAGGAAGTGGTCTGTGATTTTATGAAGACTGTTTGATCGCCAAAGTTTTTGTACATTAGATAGTTTtaaagcttcttcttcttcttcgtctttgtcttcttctcctttgtcttcttctttttcttcttcaaagaTTACTGCTGTTAGTGCAAAACTACAAAACAGATGTGGAATAGTGCAGAAATCtcatctaataataatatgagagagTGACATTATCATATTTGTGCAGTAATGGTCTCATTATCAATGAAAACACTTGCGTTTTAAAGCACATTTCTTATACTCGGATATGCTGAGCAGCTTGAGctattgactttgctttttctaCATGGTCAGAACTGTCGCATATCATTTTGCATACATTTCTATCAAAGATACCTTCCTTTTTCGGAAAGCCATTAGTTCCATCAGCATATGTTACTaaacctggaaaaaaaaaaagaaaaaaaaaagaatttaattccAAAAATTTTCCTGAAGTTATTTgaccaaaaatattagaaatttcattAGGTTACTTTTTAaccatattaaaagaaaattgttgAAGAATGCACCAAGGGATTCCAGATTcaacatatttttaaagtttcattGCAAAGCAATATCTTAGTTTGTAAAGTAAATATCAATTCTAAGGATTTCAAAATGTATCTTCTTAAAAAAAtgaggtgaaaaaaaaatcttaaaccatttgttaccatatttctattaaacTATTCTACCTCTGattaaattaattatgaaaataatggagaatttagttaatactatatttctgttgagatgctctgtatttcttgcaattatttgaaatataacaaagaatttagtaaaataacttagttatcattgagctaatgttaggaaaataaattgtgactaaggtttggcggaagattttaattcaaaacttatgaaaagctAGAGCCGgttttttgttactatatttttatcaaactacACTGGCTTTGTtacaattaattctgaaaataatgaagaatttactaaGATAATTGTCATGATTAAGCTGGTGATTGTTTGGAACTTAATATAAAATTCTAATTCATAtgactttaaaacaagaagtcaGAATCACAGCgccagtttcaggcaggttggtcgCAAAAGTGttattagatttttctttttgagGTTCAAGTGATGAGGTTGTCTTCAGTTATAACTGTTTTATAAtaattgatttaaccctttcacaGTCATATTTCAAATGAAATGCAATGCGGAGACTGCGAAACAGTTAATTAAATAGctaacttttatatttatttttatattaaactaTATTTCTGTCCAGTTATGTTTTGAACATGACCAAACAacattatccaccatctttctaACAACTTTGGACACCTTTTTAAATTCACTATATTTCTGCCACTTATGGACATGCTTATGAAAtcaagtgaaagtgtgtgtggctgagtggttagggtgttcagctcacagtcgtaaggtcatgagttcaattctcagtggcacactgtgtccctgagcaagccactttatttcacattgctccagtcaactcagccaGCAAAAAATGAGACACAACTGTAAAATCAAAGGGGCAGCTTTGTCACATTCGGTGTCAAGGCAAATCTCCTTCAGAACTATGTGAAGGGTATGCACGTATGTGGTATACCCAACCGCTTGCACAGATATTATATGTAACTGAATGGTTACATGGAGCTGATTAATTACAAGtaattagtttatatattttatattgaaaccCTTCAAAATTATGAACACATTTCATGCTCCTCCTCACCACCAACACCTTTACGGATTCtaccaccaacaaccaccaccaacacctttaCGGATTCCTCAAGGTAGGACTGGAAGTACACAAGAGTAGTCTCAAATACAATGACATTTCCATTTGAATATATAATCATAGTTgcaggcatggccatgtggttgagaagatagctttgcagccacatggttttgggttcagtcccactgtgcagcaccttggtcaagtgtctttcactatagtccCTGagttgactaatgccttgtgagtgaattaggtagatggaaactgtgtagaagcccagcatatacatatatgtgtgtgtgtatgtgtgtctttatgtgtgtgttcgtttgtgtttgtaccccaccatcacttgacaaccagtattggtttgtttacatccctgtaattttgtagttcagtaaaagagactcatagaataagtcctggtgttgatttatttgactaatgctcttcaaggcggtgctccagcatggccgcagtccaatgattaaagcaagtaaaagatgaaaaaaacaaaaggtaaaatgcaaatataattatttaccgTAGCCATGAAATTCTCCATCCTTGAATTGGCCTTCATATTTCATTCCGTCAACATTTACGAATACACCGTAACCATAAAATTTACCTTGCCAAAACTCTCCAGCATACCTACATGGGACAGAAATGGAAAAGACTGCAATATTGTGAACCGACAAAGAAATCATATAAGAAGCAAAATGTAGCACATTATTTGGACCATGCCTATAGATTAAAATACTGACCTCTTGCCAGGCCACAAATATAgtaatcatcattgtcgtcgtcatcaccatccatTTTTCCGGGTCAGAAAGAATTTGGGGAATCTGATTTTCTAAGagaagatacccttcctgtttctatgcaagtaatatttccctgtaGCTGGGCTTATTTTCACAAAATAGTGAAAACGAATCGTCCTAATGTGAGATGGTGGcactcatttataactatcacacaatgtcaagacaagcacatacacacacacaaaagcatatatatatgtacacacacacacgagttgtCTAAGAGACCTTAAGTCAAGGAAAAGATACACTCATATATCTATCAGTAGAGTGGATATATTATCCATGTGTTCAACACTTTAACCACCAGACCACATGCctttatgtgcacatgcacacacacacacagagacacacacacacacacacaatggctttctttcagtttttgtttgccAAATCCACACATAAAATTTTGGTCAGCCtttggattgaacccaaaaccatgtggttgagaactgaatttcttaactacacagccacatctgcatctatacgtGGCtttgttgacctggggctataactGAAGGCATTTACCCAAGTCaccacactgtaggactgaatCCCAAAACCACGTGACTGAGGAGGATggagaaatttttttatatagtcATAAGTGCAGGTACCACTGAGTTTTGCAGAGCTtctaaaagagaggaaaaaaccATTTAATGCAGTAAGGAAGCAGTTTGTCAAAGTATCAACTTATTTCTTAGTCCAGAAGCTTCCTGGTCTGATTGCTTGTGACAGAAAGAACTCTAGTAAAGGCACCAAACAACCTTGGATTAGTGCTAAATCAGGTGACAAATTAGGTCTACACTGCCTCAACCCGGAggtaaaacaggaaaaataaatacAGCATATTTACTGAAACAATTTTCCTTATTTGGTGagagtaaataaagaaaaactgaTTAGCTTTATGCTTGTATACTGGGGCTGTCAATTTCAGCATCTCTTTGATGGTGAAAATATCAACTGcaatttttgaaattatatataaatatttaagtatatatatgtatgtgtgtgtgtgtgtgtgtgtgtgcgtgcgcacacacatctatctattcaGCAGTGTTAAcaccaagcagtgtttaggtgTAAGTAAATGttaagttagttaaaatatgtttgtgacataattTCAACTTTTAAAAGCAAACTTATTGCAGTTACTGTAGAAAAAACATTCTTTCTAGTGGTAAAAGCTGtgtccttataaatatatacatatgtgtatataaatatatattgttgtcttcattttctttctttttctttttcttttttttgccaaataaacacatgcactatgttttatttcttcactcgtttattactgttcttattttattatgttaACTTATGTCCATCgtttggaaatctttcgtcacacaagATCAgaaagtggagcaagaacacacacgaaaatgaaaagtgtcactgaagaggtcacagatgagtGATGAAAGAtctccggacaatggacatgagttaaaataaggaCAGTAACAAACaagtgaagagagaaaaatatagtgtgtgtttatttggcaaaaaaaataaataaataaataaataaatgaataaaataaaataaccatcctgtaatacaacaatatctgtttcaacacacaatttcacatcaagaatcttgcaaaacgaattgatgaatgtatatatatatatatatatatatatatatatatgctttagatATAGATAGAGTGTTAGATAATGATTCAAGGTTATATAATTAGATTGATATAATTAGATTGATACGATGAtgggatagttgtaaatgagtgtcaccatcatacaagcagctTCCCttgttttcagtcttccatggaaacacaTCCAGCCACAAGGAAATATCATCTTACTTTGAAAttggtaagggttggcaacagcaagggtatccagctgtagaaaatttacctTAACAAATTCCACCTGACCCATGCTAGTAaggaaaaggggacattaaatgatgatgatgatggtggtggtgatgatatgtatatgctgaacattatatatacaagggCTGAATGAGctgaatggatgcccagaagaagaccaacctggaggagaagggtctggaaacttaaagatcctgcaaatgggcaGAGATTTAGAAACGTATTACTCGAAacctttgatgaaatagaaggggatataacatcacataatgtggaagacaactggaggtttctatgggacaacctgctgagagccactgaccagatctgtggctggtgcaaagtccccactcgacccaaggtaatgtggtggtggaacaatgtggttgacagggctattaaacaaaagaaacaggcttggaaggactggaagaacggaggtagcagggaagtgtatcagactgccagaagggaagcaaggagacaggtttatttagccagaggggaagcagataagaaaaaattagcCAATATtttgcgccgtgaggaccaaagacttgagatatttcgtgttgcaagacagtgtgtgagagagaatcatgaggtggtaggagagaaatgtgttcgcatggatgatggttcacttgcgctaaatgaggatgcaaagagagaggtttggagacgccactatgaaagattgctgaataaagaaaatgaatgggataaagagagtctgccaaatgtcagcccaacagagggaccaactatccgagttgacagttccttggtagttaaggcaaatagaagcatgaagacagggaaagcccaggcccatcaggaattactgctgagatgctcaaaatatctggcagtgttggctatagcctagtcaccggtatggttaaccaggtgatacacgaaggagtcatacccaatgtagctacaaaggtaaaggtgacgccctagatacaaataattacagaggcatcaagctgttggatcaggtaatgaaggttatggagagggtcatagcccaactgattagggagagagtcaacttggatgagatgcagtttggttttgtgccagggaaaagcatcaCTGATgtcatatttctggtgagacagctgcaggagaaatacctggccAAAGATAAgaccctgtacctggctttcgttgacatggagaaagccttcgacagggtcccccgatcccttatctagtggtcaatgaggaaactagggatggATGAATGGCTgatgagagctgtgcaagccatgtacagggacgctgtaagtaaggtaagggttggcaacatgtacactgaagaattcaaggtagaggttggggttcaccagggttcagtcctcagccccctccaggcaattacggaggaattcaagacaggatgcccctgggagctcctctatgctgacgaccttgctctaattgctgagtcactatcagaactggaggagaagtttgaGGTGTGGAAGGAAGggttagaatcgaagggccttagagtcaacctagctaaaaccaaagtcctaataagtaggaaggcagacaaagcACAAACgccttcaagtagatggccctgctcgatctgtagaaaaggcataggtagaaactctataagatgtacctagtgtaagctatggacacataagaggtgcagcaatgtcaaaggaaggctaactaggaagatagtttttgtatgtggcagatgctcaggagcaataaacactgaaaatctgcagaaaacaacttccgtcactttccagggggaaaaactagaagtagttgatagctaccattatctaggtgaccaagtcagtagcgggggtgggtgtgctgaaagtgtaactgctagagtaagaatagcctgggcaaagttcagggagctcttacctctgctggtgactaaagacctctcgctcagagtaaaaggtagactgtatgatgcatgtgtacgaacagccatgctacatggcagtgaaacatgggccgtgactgctgaggacatgcgtaagctcacgaggaatgaagccagtatgctccgatggatgtgtaatgacagtgtacatactcgacagagtgtaagtaccttgagagaaatgttggacctaagaagcagcagctgtggtgtgcaagagagacgattgcactggtatggtcatgtggtgagaatggatgaagatagttgtgtgaaaaagtgccaattcctagcagttgagggaacccgtggaagaggtagacccaggaaaacctgggacgaggtggtgaagcacgaccttcgaactttaagcctcaccgaggcaatgactagtgaccgagacctttggaaatatgctgtgcgtgagaagacccggcaggacaagtgagtccatcccAGCCAACCCACTTATgtatgcctttcctcccttggacacatgaagacctgttgagacaagcgaagtcgaaatcgaacctcatccgacaacaggcacccatgccaacctcccttcattggacactaaactctgcttgcgaagacctgttggggcaagtcaaattggaatcgaaattgaaccaatcctatgactggcacccggcagttgccagggccgctgaacTGACTCATGTGAAGGTGGCATTTAAAGAAACAccgcttgaggagatccattgagtcaagtacaccaacatcaaaaatcaatggaaactgcagttgtgatccctgtgccggtggcatgtaaaaagcaccatccgaacgtggccgatgccagcaccgcctagtctggctttcatgccggtggcacgtgaaaagcaccatccaaatgtggccgatgccagtgccgccttgactggctaccgtgctggtggcacgtaaaaagcaccaacccgactgtggccgttgccagccttgcctggcacctgtgctggcggcacgtaaaaagcacccactacactcacggagtggttggtgttaggaagggcatccagctgtaaaaacactgccagatcagactggagcctggtacagcctcctggcttgccagatccccaggcaaaccgtccaacccatgctagcatggagaacggatgttaaacgatgatgatgatgatacaagtgttaaattaaatatattctaaccAGATAAATCTGAGGCATGTAATCACAAAGTGTTCAATAAATAATTAGCAATTAACTGTAAGTCAGAATATTCAGAGCTGTAACAATTAGTGGACATGATAACAAGACAATGGAATGAAACAACTCAGAAAAATCTCATAAAactaatatatgtaaaataccTATTTGTGTTTGTACCAAAAAATTGTAAATTCTTGTCAATGAACATTCTTCTCTGTTCTGTTTctttgaagtaaaataaaatttttatttgtcgatgaacaaaaaaaatacaatggaAGAAACACCATTCTATCTCAACATAATATaacagaaaaattaaactttGGCAAGTTTACTTACGAAGCGCCATCTGGAAAGTTAATGCTGCCTTTGCCAGTGAACAATCCACTCTCAAATGATCCTTTGTAAGTTGTTTTGTCACCGAAAATAATGGAACCAATTCCCATCCGAAGTCCACG
This genomic window contains:
- the LOC115219079 gene encoding MORN repeat-containing protein 4, yielding MAIEFKYPDGTVYNGMFDDRGLRMGIGSIIFGDKTTYKGSFESGLFTGKGSINFPDGASYAGEFWQGKFYGYGVFVNVDGMKYEGQFKDGEFHGYGLVTYADGTNGFPKKEGIFDRNVCKMICDSSDHVEKAKSIAQAAQHIRV